A window of Thermosynechococcus sp. NK55a contains these coding sequences:
- the aroC gene encoding chorismate synthase, producing the protein MGNTFGHLFRVTTFGESHGGGVGVVVDGCPPRLELSEVDIQKELDRRRPGQSRLTTPRQERDRCEILSGVFEGKTLGTPIAILVRNRDTRPEDYAEMAQVYRPSHADATYDAKYGIRNWQGGGRSSARETIGRVAGGAIARKILTQVAGTEIIAYVKRVKDIEAVVDPDTVAAAAVEANIMRCPDAATAEKMIALVDEVRRQANSIGGVIECVVRNVPVGLGSPVFDKLEADLAKGVMSLPASKGFEIGSGFAGTLLTGQEHNDEFYTDEQGRIRTRTNRSGGVQGGISNGENIILRVAFKPTATIGQAQKTVNQAGEETILAAKGRHDPCVLPRAVPMVEAMVALVLCDHLLRDHAQCHLRF; encoded by the coding sequence ATGGGCAATACCTTTGGGCATCTATTTCGCGTCACCACCTTTGGCGAATCCCACGGGGGTGGGGTGGGGGTTGTCGTGGATGGCTGCCCTCCCCGGCTAGAACTCTCGGAAGTCGATATTCAAAAGGAACTGGATCGCCGCCGCCCCGGTCAAAGTCGTCTCACGACCCCTCGCCAAGAGCGCGATCGCTGTGAAATTCTCTCCGGCGTCTTTGAGGGCAAAACCCTGGGCACCCCCATTGCCATTCTGGTGCGCAACAGGGATACTCGCCCTGAAGATTATGCGGAAATGGCGCAGGTCTATCGCCCCTCCCATGCGGATGCCACCTATGACGCCAAGTACGGTATTCGCAACTGGCAAGGGGGTGGGCGTTCCTCGGCCCGGGAAACCATTGGGCGGGTTGCAGGGGGGGCGATCGCCCGCAAAATTCTTACCCAGGTGGCGGGTACGGAAATTATTGCCTACGTCAAGCGGGTTAAGGATATTGAGGCGGTTGTGGATCCCGATACCGTTGCCGCCGCTGCCGTTGAGGCCAACATCATGCGCTGTCCCGATGCCGCCACCGCCGAAAAAATGATTGCCCTGGTGGACGAAGTACGGCGGCAGGCGAACTCCATTGGCGGTGTCATTGAGTGTGTGGTTCGCAATGTCCCTGTGGGCTTGGGCTCACCGGTTTTTGACAAACTGGAAGCGGATCTAGCCAAGGGGGTGATGTCCCTGCCTGCCAGTAAGGGCTTTGAGATTGGCTCTGGCTTTGCCGGTACCCTGCTCACGGGTCAAGAGCACAACGATGAGTTCTACACCGATGAACAGGGGCGAATTCGGACCCGTACCAATCGCTCCGGGGGGGTTCAGGGGGGCATCTCCAATGGTGAAAACATTATTTTACGGGTAGCCTTTAAGCCCACGGCAACCATTGGTCAAGCGCAGAAGACCGTGAACCAAGCGGGTGAAGAGACAATTTTAGCCGCAAAAGGGCGGCATGATCCCTGTGTGCTCCCGCGGGCGGTGCCGATGGTTGAAGCAATGGTGGCTCTGGTTCTCTGTGACCATCTGCTACGGGATCATGCCCAGTGTCACCTGCGCTTCTAG
- the rimI gene encoding ribosomal protein S18-alanine N-acetyltransferase — translation MGQLELRRPTIKDLDSIVQLDQVCLGGFWSHQGYARELENSHHTLLVVATLDQVWGCGVSWGIADELHLVLLMVHPQCRRQGLAGLLLCRLLQLGHQGGDRQWATLEVRASNEAAQRLYQHFGFELVGRRPHYYDNPPEDALILWRNHLNTPETGQELQQHWQHWRSRVEAQGWSLSDCT, via the coding sequence ATGGGGCAATTAGAATTACGACGCCCAACGATTAAGGATTTAGATAGCATTGTTCAACTGGATCAGGTGTGTCTGGGGGGCTTTTGGTCGCACCAAGGCTATGCCCGTGAATTGGAAAATTCCCACCATACGCTGCTGGTGGTGGCCACCCTTGATCAGGTGTGGGGCTGTGGTGTGAGCTGGGGAATTGCCGATGAATTGCACCTGGTGCTGTTGATGGTGCATCCGCAGTGCCGGCGACAGGGTTTGGCGGGCTTACTCCTGTGTCGGCTCTTGCAACTGGGGCACCAGGGGGGCGATCGCCAGTGGGCAACTTTGGAAGTACGGGCTAGCAATGAAGCGGCCCAACGCCTCTATCAGCACTTTGGCTTTGAGCTGGTTGGACGGCGTCCCCACTACTACGACAACCCCCCAGAAGATGCCCTGATTCTTTGGCGCAATCACCTCAATACTCCCGAAACGGGTCAGGAACTTCAGCAGCACTGGCAGCATTGGCGATCGCGGGTGGAGGCACAAGGTTGGTCCCTCAGCGATTGCACCTAG
- a CDS encoding ChuX/HutX family heme-like substrate-binding protein has product MSNSSPSFQQFLRDCEQLGLLRLVVTNDVAVLEVRSPLTKIFYAELPKGRYANMHTEDFEFHLNMDQVAKIRFEEGQAKRGNFPTYAIRFLDSNEKSVLSAFLQWGKPGEYAEGQVAAWQALRQRYGPEWQPVVAALEAKTASATHG; this is encoded by the coding sequence ATGTCCAATTCTTCTCCCTCCTTCCAGCAATTCCTCAGGGATTGCGAGCAACTGGGGCTACTGCGCCTTGTCGTCACCAATGATGTTGCGGTTTTGGAGGTGCGATCGCCCCTCACCAAGATCTTCTATGCCGAACTGCCCAAGGGGCGCTATGCCAATATGCACACCGAGGACTTTGAGTTTCACCTGAATATGGATCAGGTGGCCAAAATCCGCTTTGAGGAGGGGCAAGCCAAACGGGGGAATTTTCCCACCTATGCCATTCGCTTTCTCGATAGCAATGAAAAATCTGTCCTCAGTGCCTTTTTGCAGTGGGGCAAACCCGGCGAGTATGCTGAAGGCCAAGTGGCCGCTTGGCAAGCCCTACGGCAGCGCTACGGCCCAGAGTGGCAACCGGTAGTGGCAGCCCTTGAGGCAAAAACCGCCAGCGCAACCCATGGATAG
- a CDS encoding peroxiredoxin gives MATAVRVGDRAPDFELTAADGRRLKLSDFRGKKNVVLYFYPASETPGCTIQACAFRDAYSIFQELGAEVIGISGDSVARQQDFQKNHQLPFLVLSDPDNKVRQQYGASSLFGLFPGRVTYVIDKEGVVRYVFDSMLNFKAHVDEALKILRQL, from the coding sequence GTGGCAACTGCTGTGCGCGTGGGCGATCGCGCCCCTGACTTTGAACTCACGGCCGCCGATGGCCGCAGGCTGAAGCTCTCCGACTTTCGTGGCAAAAAGAACGTTGTCCTCTACTTTTACCCAGCTTCAGAAACCCCCGGCTGCACCATTCAAGCCTGTGCCTTTCGCGATGCCTACAGCATCTTTCAAGAACTGGGTGCCGAAGTAATTGGCATTAGTGGCGATTCTGTGGCCCGACAGCAGGACTTCCAGAAAAATCACCAGCTCCCCTTTCTTGTCCTTAGTGATCCCGACAACAAGGTTCGCCAGCAGTATGGTGCCTCTTCTCTATTTGGCCTCTTTCCCGGCCGGGTCACCTATGTCATTGACAAGGAGGGCGTGGTGCGCTACGTTTTTGACTCCATGCTCAACTTCAAAGCCCACGTGGACGAGGCGCTCAAGATTTTGCGCCAGTTGTGA
- a CDS encoding TIGR01777 family oxidoreductase, with product MRVVVTGATGFVGQQVIKALGDRGDQVVALVRSPGKAAKQFAGMPRVELVGYTPKAAGDWFSALEGADAVINLAGEPLANGRWTAQRKQEIYDSRVVGTQQLVQAIAQCQQRPRVLVSTSAIGYYGTSDTETFVETHAAGNDFLAKVCVDWEAAAQGVTDLGVRLVILRFGIVLGEQGALAKLLLPFQWYLGGPLGSGQQWFSWIHQQDLVRLILTAVDHGGMQGVYNATAPEPLRMVDFCRVLAEVMQRPAWLPVPPPVLQLLLGEGADVVLKGQRVLPERTLAVGFQFDYPNAKTALTNLLKPRYTEGSP from the coding sequence ATGAGAGTCGTTGTAACCGGCGCTACTGGATTTGTGGGGCAGCAGGTCATCAAAGCCCTCGGCGATCGCGGCGATCAAGTAGTTGCCCTAGTACGCTCCCCTGGGAAAGCCGCCAAGCAATTTGCTGGCATGCCCCGTGTGGAACTGGTGGGCTACACCCCCAAGGCCGCCGGGGATTGGTTCTCTGCCCTTGAGGGGGCGGATGCAGTCATTAACTTGGCAGGTGAACCCCTTGCCAATGGCCGCTGGACAGCTCAGCGCAAGCAGGAGATCTACGACAGTCGCGTGGTAGGGACGCAGCAGTTAGTACAGGCGATCGCCCAATGTCAACAGCGACCGCGGGTGTTGGTCTCCACCTCTGCCATTGGCTACTACGGCACCAGTGATACAGAAACCTTTGTTGAAACCCATGCTGCGGGAAATGATTTTCTAGCCAAGGTCTGTGTGGACTGGGAAGCCGCTGCCCAAGGGGTCACGGATTTAGGCGTGCGGTTAGTGATTCTCCGTTTTGGCATTGTCCTTGGGGAGCAGGGAGCACTGGCCAAGCTTCTATTGCCCTTTCAGTGGTATCTGGGAGGGCCTCTGGGGTCTGGTCAGCAGTGGTTTTCCTGGATTCATCAGCAGGACTTAGTGCGCCTTATTCTGACTGCTGTGGATCACGGGGGAATGCAGGGGGTTTACAATGCCACTGCCCCGGAGCCACTGAGAATGGTAGACTTTTGCCGTGTATTAGCAGAGGTGATGCAACGCCCCGCATGGTTGCCTGTGCCCCCCCCAGTGCTGCAACTGCTGCTTGGGGAAGGGGCTGATGTGGTGCTCAAGGGGCAGCGGGTCTTGCCGGAGCGGACGCTGGCTGTGGGCTTTCAATTTGACTACCCCAACGCCAAGACGGCTCTAACCAACCTCCTCAAACCACGATATACTGAGGGTTCCCCCTAG
- a CDS encoding anti-sigma factor, whose protein sequence is MMDELDHCKRDTFELLSAYLDGEVTAAERQQVEAWLATDSEAQHLYRRLLNLKQQMQELPVPLTPCPADHLAAQVIAKANHRRRIWVLGSAGVTLAASFVAMLSGLMPNPFSSLPVAITSPARIEPEVSPLPVEPTATGLMLSLDRPPVAIPVSETAPAALGEPSSEPTPKTTVQE, encoded by the coding sequence ATGATGGACGAACTTGATCACTGCAAACGCGATACCTTTGAACTCCTGAGCGCCTACCTTGATGGTGAAGTGACCGCTGCAGAACGGCAACAGGTGGAAGCATGGCTGGCTACTGATTCGGAAGCCCAACACCTCTATCGGCGACTCCTGAACCTCAAGCAGCAGATGCAGGAATTGCCAGTGCCCTTAACCCCCTGCCCGGCGGATCATTTAGCAGCCCAAGTCATTGCTAAGGCCAATCACCGCCGTCGCATTTGGGTCCTGGGGAGTGCCGGGGTAACACTAGCGGCATCCTTCGTGGCAATGCTGAGCGGCCTAATGCCCAATCCCTTTTCCAGTCTGCCGGTGGCTATCACAAGTCCTGCCCGCATTGAGCCAGAGGTATCTCCTCTACCTGTTGAGCCAACGGCAACCGGTTTGATGCTCAGCCTTGACCGTCCTCCCGTGGCCATCCCTGTGAGTGAAACCGCGCCTGCTGCCTTAGGGGAACCCAGCTCAGAACCAACGCCGAAAACTACTGTCCAGGAATAA
- the pheA gene encoding prephenate dehydratase: MVRLGYLGPVGTYSEEAAQSYAHWHRGEALRLVPVATIAGCLEALAAGELDLALVPSENSVEGSVNITLDSLWRLDTLHIQHAFIRPIVHAFIAQTTDLAQIQAVYSHPQALGQCQGWLQAYLPQARQCPVTSTAEGLQYVAQSDRVGAIASVRAAQLHQLPIIATEIQDLPDNCTRFWVVSRQQGEGWPQPGDTHTSIAFSLKANAPGALLKVLQLFSDRQINLSRIESRPSKRALGDYLFFVDLEVNGRPDVVADCLLALREATDVLKVFGSYQFLDFGE; this comes from the coding sequence ATGGTGAGGCTGGGTTATCTTGGCCCAGTGGGCACCTATAGTGAAGAAGCGGCTCAAAGCTACGCCCACTGGCACCGGGGAGAAGCCCTAAGGTTAGTTCCCGTGGCAACGATCGCTGGCTGTCTTGAGGCCTTGGCGGCGGGGGAGTTAGATTTAGCCCTAGTGCCCAGCGAAAACTCCGTGGAAGGCAGTGTCAACATCACCTTGGATTCCCTGTGGCGATTGGATACGCTCCACATTCAGCACGCCTTTATCCGCCCCATTGTCCATGCCTTCATTGCCCAAACCACAGATTTAGCCCAAATTCAAGCGGTCTATTCCCATCCCCAAGCTCTAGGACAGTGCCAGGGCTGGTTGCAAGCTTATCTTCCCCAGGCTCGCCAGTGTCCCGTGACCTCCACTGCCGAAGGGCTGCAATATGTGGCACAGTCGGATCGGGTGGGGGCGATCGCCAGCGTGCGGGCAGCCCAACTCCATCAATTGCCCATTATCGCCACCGAAATCCAGGACCTTCCCGACAACTGCACGCGGTTTTGGGTGGTGAGTCGCCAACAGGGAGAAGGCTGGCCACAGCCGGGGGATACCCACACCTCCATTGCCTTTAGCCTCAAGGCCAATGCCCCCGGTGCCCTGCTCAAGGTGCTGCAACTTTTTAGCGATCGCCAGATTAACCTCAGTCGCATTGAATCGCGCCCCAGCAAACGTGCTCTAGGGGATTATCTCTTCTTTGTTGATCTAGAGGTGAATGGTCGCCCCGATGTGGTGGCTGATTGTCTGCTGGCACTTAGGGAGGCTACAGATGTGCTGAAAGTCTTTGGTAGTTATCAATTTCTCGACTTCGGAGAATAA
- a CDS encoding DUF928 domain-containing protein, with amino-acid sequence MRSCLALVPAVTFFLLPLSFLSLAQGTPPVVNQHSSLVARLRANLPNRGVPGSRFGGATRGACVTGNERLTALLPDTHFGQTAVAAPTLFVFVPKSKATQGEVTIADAEQRPLATMVVNLPTEPGILALRPNVQLQAGQDYRWTFTLLCGADADDPSAFISVSGVISRVQTATDVAKKLQGKSGSDRLGAAVDAGLWYETLAILAELQGNAVTRNLARSQWVAILSAVGLGSIAQAPLVQ; translated from the coding sequence ATGCGTTCCTGCCTTGCCCTTGTGCCTGCGGTGACCTTCTTTTTATTGCCCCTTAGTTTTCTCAGCCTTGCCCAGGGAACACCCCCTGTGGTTAACCAACATTCCAGTCTTGTGGCGCGGCTGCGGGCGAATTTGCCAAACCGTGGTGTTCCTGGCAGTCGCTTTGGTGGAGCAACCCGTGGTGCCTGTGTCACTGGTAATGAACGTTTAACCGCCCTGCTTCCCGATACTCATTTTGGCCAAACCGCTGTGGCTGCCCCCACTCTCTTTGTTTTTGTGCCTAAGAGCAAAGCCACCCAAGGGGAAGTGACGATTGCGGATGCTGAGCAGCGTCCCCTAGCAACAATGGTCGTGAATCTGCCCACTGAACCGGGGATTCTGGCACTGAGGCCCAATGTGCAACTCCAAGCTGGCCAAGACTACCGCTGGACCTTTACCCTGCTGTGTGGTGCTGATGCCGATGATCCCTCCGCTTTTATCTCTGTTAGTGGGGTGATTTCACGGGTGCAGACCGCCACGGATGTGGCCAAGAAACTTCAGGGCAAGAGTGGGAGCGATCGCCTTGGGGCAGCAGTTGATGCGGGCCTTTGGTACGAAACCTTGGCGATTTTGGCCGAGCTGCAGGGGAATGCAGTCACGCGGAATCTAGCCCGCAGCCAATGGGTCGCCATATTATCTGCCGTTGGTCTCGGGAGTATTGCTCAAGCGCCCCTAGTACAATAA
- a CDS encoding DUF2996 domain-containing protein has protein sequence MVPCRSAMAEETPTQAPKKEKPPAIEDKPFAEFIHEAFLPALKNALSAKVGDVTLRLEDNTVIGEWSKGMYQFRLYFLEGNIQGPKAFVCSSGGIAPSTIEPFLGDERKVTLDLLVFGVMQRLNGQKWLGGN, from the coding sequence ATGGTACCGTGTCGTAGCGCTATGGCAGAAGAAACGCCCACGCAAGCTCCAAAGAAAGAAAAGCCTCCCGCCATTGAGGATAAACCCTTTGCTGAGTTTATTCACGAGGCTTTTTTACCTGCTCTTAAGAACGCCCTCAGCGCCAAGGTGGGGGATGTGACCCTGCGTCTAGAGGACAATACCGTGATTGGTGAGTGGAGCAAGGGAATGTATCAGTTTCGCCTCTACTTCCTAGAGGGGAATATCCAAGGACCGAAGGCCTTTGTCTGTAGCAGCGGCGGCATTGCCCCCAGCACCATTGAACCCTTTTTGGGGGATGAGCGCAAAGTGACACTGGATCTCCTGGTCTTTGGGGTCATGCAGCGCCTGAATGGCCAAAAGTGGCTGGGAGGAAATTAG
- a CDS encoding sigma-70 family RNA polymerase sigma factor, translating to MTSSLPLAWTRGEETSARVTVPLTKLTAQELVVRCQAGRTPDRAAFTELLRRYQSHVERIIYHLAPDWDDRADLVQEVWIRVYRNIHKLQDTSKFRGWLSRIATNLFYDELRKRKRHQPPLSLDAPLKTQEGEMSWELAASDASPDERLRTDEFYDQLRRAIANLPEAFRTTIVLREIEGLSYEEIAQITGVSLGTVKSRIARARQRLQLELQAHLDLPST from the coding sequence ATGACATCCAGTCTTCCCCTTGCTTGGACACGTGGTGAGGAGACCAGTGCTCGGGTGACGGTGCCACTGACAAAACTTACAGCCCAAGAGTTGGTTGTGCGCTGTCAAGCCGGCAGAACCCCAGATCGCGCTGCCTTTACTGAATTGTTGCGGCGATACCAATCCCATGTGGAGCGAATTATCTATCACCTTGCACCCGACTGGGACGATCGCGCCGACCTGGTGCAAGAAGTCTGGATTCGAGTCTATCGCAACATTCACAAATTGCAAGACACTAGTAAATTTCGGGGTTGGCTCAGTCGCATTGCCACCAACTTGTTTTACGATGAGTTGCGCAAACGCAAACGCCATCAACCGCCCCTTTCGCTGGATGCGCCCCTGAAAACCCAAGAGGGTGAAATGAGCTGGGAACTTGCCGCCAGTGATGCCAGTCCCGATGAGCGGTTGCGCACGGATGAATTCTATGATCAATTACGGCGAGCGATCGCCAACCTACCGGAAGCCTTTCGGACAACGATTGTCCTCCGGGAAATTGAAGGCCTCTCCTACGAAGAAATTGCCCAAATCACCGGGGTTTCCCTCGGAACCGTGAAATCGCGAATTGCCCGGGCCCGACAGCGACTCCAACTCGAACTCCAAGCTCACCTGGATCTCCCTTCAACCTAA
- a CDS encoding transaldolase, translating into MNLLEQLRQMTVVVADTGDILAIQKFTPRDATTNPSLITAAAQMKEYQPIVDETLRQAKADLGSGATPREIVSLAVDRLAVAFGLKILQIIPGRVSTEVDARLSYDTAATVQKARELIGQYEAAGVGRDRVLIKIASTWEGIRAAEILEKEGIHCNLTLLFGFHQAIACAEAGVTLISPFVGRILDWYKKKTGRAEYPGPEDPGVISVTKIYNYYKKFGYPTEVMGASFRNIGEIIELAGCDLLTISPALLQELQNTRGELKRKLDPAIAATLDIEKVPMDEATFRKMHAADEMASEKLEEGIKGFTKALETLEDLLSRHLARIEGEATLTHAAEELFHVYDLDGDGIITREEWLGTDAVFDALDANHDGKVTPEDMGAGLGVVLHLAQAK; encoded by the coding sequence ATGAACTTGCTGGAACAGTTGCGACAAATGACCGTGGTGGTCGCTGATACGGGAGACATCCTCGCCATCCAAAAATTTACCCCCCGCGATGCCACCACGAATCCCTCGTTGATTACTGCTGCTGCCCAAATGAAGGAGTACCAGCCCATCGTGGATGAAACCCTGCGCCAAGCCAAAGCGGATTTGGGGTCTGGTGCCACTCCCCGCGAGATTGTCTCCCTTGCTGTGGATCGCTTGGCGGTGGCCTTTGGCTTGAAAATTTTGCAGATTATCCCCGGTCGGGTCTCAACGGAAGTGGATGCGCGGCTCTCCTACGATACGGCAGCGACAGTACAAAAGGCGCGGGAGTTGATTGGCCAATACGAAGCCGCCGGCGTGGGGCGCGATCGCGTGCTGATTAAAATTGCCTCCACCTGGGAAGGTATCCGCGCTGCTGAAATTCTCGAGAAAGAGGGCATTCACTGCAATTTAACACTGCTGTTTGGCTTCCATCAGGCGATCGCCTGCGCTGAGGCGGGTGTGACACTGATTTCCCCCTTTGTGGGTCGCATTCTCGACTGGTACAAGAAAAAAACGGGCCGTGCTGAGTATCCGGGGCCTGAGGATCCGGGGGTGATCTCCGTCACCAAAATCTACAACTACTACAAGAAATTTGGCTATCCCACGGAAGTGATGGGGGCCAGCTTCCGCAACATTGGCGAAATTATTGAACTGGCAGGTTGTGATCTGTTGACGATTTCACCGGCCCTGCTGCAAGAGCTGCAAAACACGAGGGGCGAGCTAAAGCGCAAGCTGGATCCGGCGATCGCTGCCACCCTCGACATTGAAAAAGTTCCCATGGATGAGGCCACCTTCCGCAAGATGCACGCGGCTGATGAGATGGCCAGTGAAAAACTCGAAGAAGGGATTAAAGGCTTTACCAAAGCTCTGGAAACCCTTGAAGATCTCCTGAGCCGGCACCTGGCCCGTATCGAGGGGGAAGCAACCCTCACCCATGCTGCTGAAGAACTCTTCCATGTTTATGATCTTGACGGCGATGGCATTATTACCCGCGAAGAGTGGCTCGGCACCGATGCAGTCTTTGATGCCCTCGATGCCAACCACGATGGTAAGGTCACTCCAGAGGATATGGGGGCGGGTCTGGGAGTTGTGCTGCACTTGGCTCAGGCAAAATAG
- the ald gene encoding alanine dehydrogenase — MRIGVPKEIKDQEFRVGLTPAGVQSLRERGHEVLIESGAGVGSGFLDEAYIAAGAQIVATAQAAWEAELVVKVKEPLPSEYRYLRSGQLLFTYLHLAASRELTVALLQSGTTAIAYESVEETHQHQRSFPLLTPMSMIAGRLAVQFGARFLERTEGGRGVLLSGIPGVRPGRVVILGGGVVGTEAARMAVGLGAQVSILDINVERLKYLETLFGARVEYLYSSSHVIAERLPAADLVIGAVLVPGQRPPCLVPKSLVQRMQPGAVIIDVAVDQGGCVETLRPTTHSNPTYTAFGVVHYGVPNMPGAVPWTATQALTNSTLPYILCLADHGDRALELSPALAKGLVVKQHHLVHPDVQVVFPDL; from the coding sequence ATGCGTATCGGTGTCCCCAAGGAAATCAAGGATCAAGAATTCCGCGTCGGTCTGACGCCAGCGGGAGTGCAAAGTCTGCGGGAGCGCGGCCATGAAGTTCTCATTGAAAGTGGCGCGGGGGTGGGTTCAGGCTTTCTCGATGAGGCCTATATTGCCGCAGGTGCCCAAATCGTGGCTACGGCTCAAGCAGCTTGGGAGGCCGAACTGGTGGTCAAAGTCAAGGAACCCTTGCCCTCGGAGTATCGCTATTTGCGTTCTGGCCAACTACTCTTTACCTACTTGCACCTTGCCGCCAGTCGTGAACTAACGGTGGCGCTTCTGCAATCGGGGACAACAGCGATCGCCTACGAAAGCGTTGAAGAAACGCACCAGCACCAACGCAGCTTCCCGCTGCTAACCCCCATGAGCATGATTGCCGGTCGCTTGGCGGTGCAGTTTGGGGCCCGATTCCTAGAGCGTACCGAAGGGGGACGGGGAGTACTCCTGAGCGGCATTCCGGGGGTGCGGCCGGGGCGAGTGGTCATTCTGGGGGGCGGTGTCGTCGGCACAGAAGCCGCACGGATGGCCGTGGGATTGGGGGCACAGGTGAGCATTCTCGATATCAATGTCGAGCGCCTCAAGTACCTAGAAACCCTCTTTGGCGCACGGGTAGAGTACCTCTACAGCAGTTCTCATGTGATTGCTGAGCGATTGCCCGCAGCGGACTTAGTGATTGGTGCTGTTCTGGTGCCGGGTCAGCGTCCTCCCTGTTTGGTGCCCAAGTCCCTTGTGCAAAGGATGCAGCCCGGAGCAGTCATTATTGATGTGGCGGTGGATCAGGGGGGCTGTGTGGAAACACTGCGACCCACGACCCATTCCAACCCTACCTATACCGCCTTTGGTGTGGTTCACTATGGCGTGCCCAATATGCCGGGAGCGGTGCCTTGGACAGCAACCCAAGCCCTGACGAATAGCACCCTGCCCTATATCCTTTGCCTCGCCGATCATGGCGATCGCGCCCTCGAGCTCTCCCCTGCTCTTGCCAAGGGTTTAGTGGTCAAGCAGCACCATTTAGTCCATCCCGATGTGCAGGTTGTCTTTCCTGATCTGTAG
- a CDS encoding phosphatidate cytidylyltransferase, whose translation MLWIRIASGLVAIVLTLLMTFLGGWYFCLGIGALIYLGQLEYFELARAKGSAPAAKTTLVVSQVLLMTSLLRPDLADAVFPVAGTFICFYLLFQPKLASIADISTSIMGLFYGGYLPSYWVRLRGLEQQSTLPLGGFWPERLQLTAFPLGLQVTLLAFACIWAADIGAYAVGKLFGRTRLSHISPKKTVEGAMFGVLGSVGVALWGAYSLAWPLPWLAGALFGLMIGIASLLGDLTESMMKRDAGVKDSGQLIPGHGGILDRADSYVFTAPLVFYFVTLLLPILAFH comes from the coding sequence ATGCTCTGGATCCGCATTGCCAGTGGACTTGTCGCGATCGTCCTTACGCTGCTGATGACCTTCCTAGGTGGTTGGTATTTTTGTCTGGGGATTGGGGCGCTAATTTATCTGGGGCAGCTGGAATATTTTGAACTAGCCCGTGCGAAGGGGAGTGCACCGGCCGCTAAAACGACGCTAGTCGTCAGTCAGGTGCTTCTGATGACTTCCCTACTGCGGCCTGATCTTGCGGACGCCGTCTTTCCGGTGGCGGGCACCTTCATTTGTTTTTACCTATTGTTTCAACCCAAGCTGGCCTCGATCGCCGATATTTCCACCTCAATCATGGGGTTGTTTTATGGCGGCTATTTGCCCAGCTATTGGGTGCGCCTGCGGGGGCTAGAACAGCAGTCAACCCTGCCCTTAGGGGGCTTCTGGCCAGAACGGTTGCAACTGACAGCCTTTCCCTTGGGATTACAAGTGACGCTGTTGGCCTTTGCCTGTATTTGGGCGGCAGATATTGGTGCCTATGCGGTTGGTAAGCTCTTTGGCCGCACCCGCCTCTCTCACATCAGTCCCAAGAAAACCGTGGAAGGAGCTATGTTTGGTGTCTTGGGGAGCGTAGGCGTCGCCCTTTGGGGAGCGTACTCCCTCGCCTGGCCCCTCCCTTGGCTTGCGGGAGCCCTGTTTGGTCTGATGATTGGGATTGCCAGCCTATTGGGCGATTTAACCGAATCAATGATGAAACGGGATGCCGGCGTCAAAGATTCTGGGCAGTTGATTCCGGGACATGGCGGCATTTTGGACCGCGCCGATAGCTACGTATTCACAGCACCCTTGGTCTTTTATTTTGTAACGCTCCTCTTGCCAATTTTGGCTTTCCATTGA
- a CDS encoding iron-sulfur cluster assembly accessory protein, translating into MVELTPAAIQELERLQAHGVSRGLAAILRIQVQPSECGDWRYDLALVAEPKPTDLLTQSQGWTIAIAAEAAEVLRGLRVDYIEDLMGGAFRFHNPNASQTCGCGMAFRVSRS; encoded by the coding sequence ATGGTGGAATTGACCCCCGCAGCTATTCAAGAGTTGGAACGTCTCCAAGCCCACGGCGTTAGTCGAGGCCTGGCAGCCATTCTGCGGATTCAGGTACAACCCAGTGAGTGCGGTGACTGGCGCTATGATCTGGCTCTTGTGGCTGAACCTAAACCGACGGATTTGCTTACCCAGTCCCAGGGCTGGACGATCGCGATCGCGGCTGAAGCGGCGGAGGTATTGCGGGGTTTGCGGGTAGATTACATTGAAGACTTAATGGGGGGCGCCTTTCGCTTCCACAATCCCAATGCCAGTCAAACCTGTGGCTGTGGTATGGCCTTTCGGGTAAGCAGATCGTAG